One Solanum lycopersicum chromosome 2, SLM_r2.1 genomic region harbors:
- the LOC101258428 gene encoding uncharacterized protein, with amino-acid sequence MSRLSFRPRPLDIHKKLPILKSIKDFEDDDSQTNTRNLILRLAAEATENEVPQTSSKKLAPEIPTPEYVIVDTYERDYSPTFGQPTSYIHARGARAEIGEFVEYDLDNEDEDWLQEFNRERKVLAAEKLEAILYKLEVLDHKARERAGVIANTLGSPVPVLLSFDAAVEALQSLSIKYGVFQSIYNYWKDKRERLQKPSLRRLQPPPPVNDTNPYNVFRPREKAHRLHTRRMQRRENNAQSFEKLRQVRRNLDQAKIILEALIKREEKKREVIDSEISLQRLQMKHKNETELFVDAFTLPEFPSFPSKVGSSEDEFVDSDDPSTSRRHIAQNITFPDPKLVTASPRIMKREFKRRNVSHGWLYKLDPNEPTLLFTKPLDPAKLSAAGIIPPGSPTPNGLPAHTFSFRGRMGRGGRIVFDRWNPLSHTPMDCGDTLYVPPKARHSAHQ; translated from the exons ATGAGTAGACTCTCATTTAGACCGCGTCCTCTTGACATTCACAAGAAGTTGCCAATTTTAAAATCTATCAAggattttgaggatgatgattcCCAGACTAATACACGGAACCTTATCCTTCGTCTCGCTGCTGAAGCTACAGAAAATGAG GTGCCACAAACTTCTAGCAAGAAGTTGGCTCCTGAAATACCTACTCCTGAGTATGTGATTGTGGATACATATGAAAGAGATTATTCGCCCACCTTTGGGCAGccaacatcatatatacatGCTAGAGGAG CTCGGGCTGAGATTGGAGAATTTGTTGAGTATGATCTTGACAATGAGGATGAAGATTGGCTTCAAGAGTTCAACAGAGAAAGAAAAGTTCTTGCAgctgaaaa GTTGGAGGCAATTTTGTATAAACTAGAAGTTTTAGATCACAAGGCCCGAGAAAGAGCAGGAGTTATAGCAAATACGCTTGGATCGCCAGTTCCTGTGCTTCTAAGTTTTGATGCTGCTGTTGAG GCCTTGCAATCTTTATCCATTAAATATGGAGTATTCCAGTCTATTTATAATTACTGGAAGGATAAG cgGGAGCGGTTGCAGAAGCCTTCTCTTCGGCGTTTGCAG CCGCCTCCACCAGTTAACGACACGAATCCTTATAATGTATTTAGGCCAAGGGAGAAGGCCCACAGACTTCATACAAGAAGG ATGCAAAGGAGGGAAAACAATGCACAGTCATTTGAAAAGCTTCGCCAG GTTAGGCGCAACCTTGACCAAGCAAAGATCATTCTTGAGGCTCTCATCAAG AGAGAGGAGAAGAAGCGAGAGGTTATTGATAGTGAGATTAGCCTCCAGAGACTTCAAATGAAACACAAG AATGAAACTGAGCTTTTTGTGGATGCCTTTACTCTGCCTGAATTTCCTTCCTTCCCAAGTAAGGTTGGTTCAAGTGAGGACGAATTTGTCGACTCTGATGATCCTTCTACTAGTCGTCGGCATATAGCACAAAACATTACCTTCCCGGACCCGAAGCTGGTGACTGCTTCTCCTAGAATCATGAAGCGAGAGTTCAAGCGAAGAAATGTGTCCCATGGATGGCTCTATAAATTG GATCCAAATGAGCCAACTCTGCTGTTTACGAAACCTCTGGATCCAGCCAAATTGTCAGCTGCAGGCATTATACCTCCAGGTTCTCCAACACCAAATGGCCTACCTGCTCACACATTTAGCTTTCGTGGAAGGATGGGGCGAGGTGGTCGTATCGTGTTTGATAGATGGAATCCACTCAGCCATACACCCATGGATTGCGGTGATACTTTATATGTTCCACCGAAGGCTCGACATTCTGCACATCAATGA
- the LOC101257826 gene encoding GTP-binding protein ERG, with protein MKALRVLRTLNSSLSSNPSKTHFNSTIFLRFYSAQPQEDHPTSTGVSSSEEEDTSSSVFDSSQYDVGVGLNNDVNSERSVSSTWDEKYRERVKTKVFGEDPSEIKSSRILIKEEEKRRRAALLARTLLEAALDRPDEEGDEDKEDELVKEEDQMSLSVGIIGAPNAGKSSLTNYMVGTKVSAVSRKTNTTTHEVLGVMTKGKTQICFFDTPGLMLKKSGFPYKDIKARIESAWRSIDLYDVLIVIFDAHRHLTKPDSRVVRLIERMGSEANPNQKRLLCINKVDLIEKKKDLLKVVEEFKDLPGYERCFTVSGLKGAGVKDLTKYLMEQSVKRPWDEDPFVMSEEVMKNISMEVVREKLLHYIHQEIPYGIDHRLMDWKELRDGSLRIEHHLITHKISQRKILVGKNGSKIGRIGIEANEELRTIFKRNVHLMLMVRVKS; from the exons ATGAAAGCTTTAAGAGTTTTGAGGACATTGAACTCATCACTATCTTCAAATCCAAGCAAAACCCATTTCAATTCAACCATTTTCCTTCGATTTTACTCAGCCCAACCTCAAGAAGACCACCCCACAAGCACTGGTGTTTCTTCCTCTGAAGAAGAGGACACGTCTTCCTCAGTCTTCGACAGTTCGCAATACGATGTGGGTGTGGGATTAAACAATGATGTTAATTCAGAAAGAAGTGTAAGCTCCACTTGGGACGAGAAATATAGGGAAAGAGTGAAAACTAAAGTCTTTGGTGAAGACCCTTCCGAGATTAAGAGTTCAAGAATCTTGATTAAAGAAgaggagaagagaagaagagctGCTTTATTGGCTAGGACTCTTCTAGAAGCTGCACTGGACCGGCCTGATGAGGAAGGGGACGAAGATAAAGAGGATGAGTTGGTGAAGGAAGAAGATCAAATGTCATTGAGTGTGGGAATTATTGGAGCTCCTAATGCTGGGAAATCTTCATTGACTAATTACATG GTTGGGACCAAAGTTTCTGCTGTATCACGGAAGACAAATACCACTACTCATGAAGTCTTAGGTGTGATGACTAAAGGGAAAACACAAATT TGTTTCTTTGACACTCCCGGGCTTATGCTAAAGAAAAGTGGATTTCCTTACAAAGACATAAAAGCACGTATTGAAAGTGCATGGAGGTCTATTGATCTATATGATGTACTCATTGTCATATTTGATGCTCATAGGCATCTTACCAA gCCTGATTCTCGAGTGGTGAGGTTGATTGAGAGAATGGGCTCTGAGGCTAATCCAAATCAGAAACGCTTACTGTGCATCAATAAAGTTGACCTAATCGAGAAAAAGAAAGACTTGTTGAAAGTTGTTGAGGAATTCAAAGACCTTCCTGGATATGAAAG GTGCTTTACGGTATCCGGACTAAAGGGCGCTGGAGTGAAAGATCTAACTAAATACTTGATGGAGCAG TCAGTGAAAAGACCGTGGGATGAAGATCCATTTGTCATGAGTGAAGAAGTTATGAAGAATATTTCAATGGAGGTAGTCAGGGAAAAGTTGCTACATTACATACATCAG gAAATCCCATATGGCATTGACCATCGCCTGATGGACTGGAAGGAGTTACGTGATGGTTCCCTGAGAATTGAACACCATTTGATCACACACAAGATAAGCCAACGCAAGATTCTCGTAGGAAAGAATGGTTCCAAAATAGG GAGAATAGGTATCGAGGCAAATGAAGAGTTGAGAACGATATTCAAGAGAAATGTCCATCTAATGCTTATGGTTAGAGTGAAATCATGA
- the DOT gene encoding DOUBLE TOP produces MEAFHHPPISFHFPYAFPIPTPTTNFLGTPNSSSVNGMIINTWMDSRIWSRLPHRLIDRIIAFLPPPAFFRARVVCKRFYGLIYSTHFLELYLQVSPKRNWFIFFKQKVPRNNIYKNVMNSSNSGVCSVEGYLFDPDNLCWYRLSFALIPQGFSPVSSSGGLICFVSDESGSKNILLCNPLVGSIIPLPPTLRPRLFPSIGLTITNTSIDIAVAGDDLISPYAVKNLTTESFHIDGNGFYSIWGTTSTLPRLCSFESGKMVHVQGRFYCMNFSPFSVLSYDIGTNNWCKIQAPMRRFLRSPSLVEGNGKVVLVAAVEKSKLNVPRSLRLWALQDCGTMWLEIERMPQQLYVQFAEVENGQGFSCVGHGEYVVIMIKNNSDKALLFDFCKKRWIWIPPCPFLGNNLDYGGVGSSNNYCGEFGVGGGELHGFGYDPRLAAPIGALLDQLTLPFQSFN; encoded by the coding sequence ATGGAAGCTTTTCATCATCCCCCTATTAGCTTTCACTTTCCCTATGCTTTTCCTATCCCAACACCAACAACCAATTTTCTTGGAACTCCAAATTCATCATCAGTTAATGGAATGATCATCAACACTTGGATGGATAGTAGAATTTGGAGTAGACTTCCACATAGGCTTATTGATAGAATCATTGCTTTTCTACCACCACCTGCTTTCTTTAGAGCTAGAGTTGTGTGTAAGAGATTCTATGGACTTATTTACTCTACACATTTTCTTGAATTGTACTTGCAAGTTTCACCTAAGAGGAACtggttcattttctttaaacaaAAAGTACCAAGAAACAACATTTACAAGAACGTGATGAATAGTAGTAACTCAGGAGTTTGTTCTGTTGAAGGTTACTTGTTTGATCCTGATAATCTTTGTTGGTATAGGCTTTCTTTTGCTTTAATCCCACAAGGGTTTTCTCCTGTTTCATCTTCTGGTGGATTAATTTGCTTTGTTTCTGATGAATCTGGATCAAAAAACATTCTTTTATGTAATCCACTTGTAGGATCCATAATTCCCCTGCCTCCAACTTTAAGGCCTAGGCTTTTTCCTTCTATTGGTTTAACTATAACCAACACATCTATTGATATAGCTGTAGCTGGAGATGACTTGATATCACCTTATGCTGTTAAAAACTTAACTACAGAGTCATTTCATATTGATGGTAATGGATTTTACTCAATATGGGGTACAACTTCTACACTTCCAAGATTATGCAGTTTTGAATCAGGCAAAATGGTGCATGTACAGGGGAGattttattgcatgaattttagTCCTTTTAGTGTGCTTTCTTATGATATAGGGACTAATAACTGGTGCAAGATTCAAGCCCCGATGCGACGATTCCTACGTTCACCGAGCCTTGTTGAAGGGAATGGTAAGGTTGTTTTAGTTGCAGCAGTTGAAAAGAGTAAACTGAATGTGCCAAGAAGTTTGAGGCTTTGGGCATTGCAAGATTGTGGTACAATGTGGTTGGAAATAGAAAGAATGCCACAACAATTGTATGTGCAGTTTGCTGAAGTGGAGAATGGACAAGGGTTTAGTTGTGTTGGACATGGTGAATATGTGGTGATAATGATTAAGAATAATTCAGATAAGGCATTGTTGTTTGATTTCTGTAAGAAGAGATGGATTTGGATACCTCCTTGTCCATTTTTGGGAAATAATTTAGACTATGGTGGTGTTGGTAGTAGTAATAATTATTGTGGAGAATTTGGAGTTGGAGGGGGAGAGTTGCATGGATTTGGTTATGACCCTAGACTTGCTGCACCTATTGGTGCACTTCTTGATCAGTTGACATTGCCCTTTCAGTCATTCAACTGA